From the genome of Ziziphus jujuba cultivar Dongzao chromosome 4, ASM3175591v1:
CTTGGGTTTGGGTGATAAAATGGGTATTTTAGAACTTGTTTCCTGCTGGGCATACTTTTTCACATTTATATAAatccttgggtcactaacataCGAAAATTTGGGACTGgtttggatactgatataaaactgatatttgaaattttacagaaccataactttttatctgtaactcAGACTTTGGCATGCCaccagtctataaactcgtatcgaagAGCTATATACAATGATATATCAGTCAAATTAAAAATCTTTGAATAGAGCaccagtctataaactcgtacagaaccataactttttattatttatttttgaatagagcacttttatgattattgttttaattattatcaaCTTTAAATTTGAGATAactttcacaaaaaaaaaaaaaaatagtgctacaaattaaattcataaaaagtaataatgttattgttaaaattaaaattaaaattaaagtttgaaatCTCATATAGATAAatgacattatttttattaattaatttcactgcacaaaattgattttattattattattattattattgttattattataataataacactttttagtaacattttaaaatgactccaaattttatttttataataaaattaaaatttaaaatttaatgagattttataatatcattaatttttttagacatTTTCAAATGTCACTAATCGATTAATTGTAttaatctaataattttttaatgacatttataaatatcattagttGTCGTTTTAGTAATATTTTGAATTGTCACTGTAATTTTTAATCACATTAGTATCAGAATTTTTGCAATGATTGacactagttaattaaatatcactataatataactttaataaCATTTTAGAATGtcgtaaatttatttttttgttcttgtgacataacattttcaaatattataaaatctatttaaaataacattttcagatgctataaaatatatttagtataaCATATCAAATGTTATAATATGacatttgtaattatttttaagtaaataacaatataatacaAATGCTATGAAATGGTTATTTATAGCATTTAGTATAACATTTCAAAAatgttacaaaaaaataaaacttttttatagTTTGAGCTGTCATGGCACTTCTAAAAATACAATCAcatattttttatagtattttggacatggaataaaaaataatatatgttgtaGTGTTCCTTTCTCTAATGTTCTCCCATCCTCTACTTTTACTTCTCACCACTATTATTCTATTTGTAAGTTGTAACTAAACTTATTTTCCAACtatatattcaaaagaaaaaaaatttccaactaaatACTTTTacgatgttaattttttttcctgatcCCTATGCCTAGCTCACTAATAGACCGAGGGATAAGTAATTTGACTCATTCACATCTAGATCATGAATGTTTGGAATCTATATTATGCAAGGAGGCATTGCTTTTGCTAATTCGAATTGAAGGGTGATATAAAATGGGTCTATTTTTGGCATCATATCCATAGTTAGCGCATTCATCATAGATGTATCatagattattatatatatatgtacaacaaaaccaaaaaaaaaaaaaaaaaaaaacaaaagaagataaagaaaaaaatttctttgcaGAGTAACTTTGTTACTTCTATTATGCTATCAcagattattttatatatgtataccttcccatttcaatatatatgcatctagGCTATCTGTATAGCGTGTCAAATTGTtgtccatatataaataaattcaaaagatTTTGGAAAACATAGAAAAGTTATACTTAAACTTtagaaaagacaaaaagataTCCGAGCTCTCTCTCTAGGCTCTCACTCTCTCACATGCACGGGTAATGGGCTCTCTGAGAAACTATAAATTTTCTGAGTCAGGCAAGAGATCTGGTAGATCCGCATTATCTTATTAAAagttttcttcttctgctttcGGTCAAGCGATTGTcatcatcaaaatttttaaatttaatttaaaaaacaattgatatatatatatatatgttttttttttaacaaattatatattagcAATTATTGAGTAATTGTGTTATCATTTATAAGATTAACTGGCTCcagcataaaaaaaataaaaagaattaattttgaattaaaactAATCTCCACATCAAACGATATTTATAGAATCACCgtgatatataataattactcACATATTACAATCTGTAtccaaatatatactttttaaaatttcattttcattattttgataCTCTAGACTTATGAATTTAAAAAGCCAACAACAAAAGAATTGCAAAAACAAACGGTGTGCAAAACAGTTGTACACCATTTGTCATAATTCTAGAACTTCTGTAGATAATAAGATatataccaataaaataattaataaattaatatacacGTTTTACTGTATGGTCTATTCTAGATCGGAGCCAAATTTCGAGGAAAGAAATAAACAGTAAGGAAACGATCTGTGGGTCTTATAGTTTTTGACtggaaattttacaattttgtgCACACTTTTGACTCAGAAAATTAAAGCTTCACTTCCTGGTagttaataacaataaagacAACACAAAGGTCGGTCAACTCCCAAACTTACTATTCTAGTTATTTTTGGTATGTTAGAACATCTTCTAGTTCCATCATATTATTCTTGTCACTAATAATAGAATTGTATCTTATTTCAAAAGTGGTTACTCCGtacttgtttcttattattattattttttttggtttatttattgatttttatgtcTGTTAcccttttataaataaataaaaaaaagtaaagtatCATCGATCCGAtataaataaaacctaaaaaaattatGTCGGTAGTTCTTGATCGGTTATCGGCTGACTTCGGAACGatggttttaatcatttatgGATGCTAAGCCCACTCGATTTACACAGCACAACACTAGCCCACATCAATGGCCCATTGATTCATATGGAAGAGGaactaatttgtttattttgactAATAGGAATCTTTCCggaaaagcaaaattaaaacaGCAGGCTACAAAGCGAGTGGAAAAGGAACAGTATGAAACAGCatccccacacacacacacacacacacacacatatatatatatatatatatatatgcatatttaagACCAAAACCAAGTAACCTACTTCAACAAACCACATCCATATACACTTCAATCACAAATTTCAGAATCCTCAATTCAAATCCTTCTTTATTGTAGTCTCTTTTTAGTCCTAGCTAGCAATaccattaccccaaaaaaaagaaaaatgagtgTGGAAGTGTTAGATGCTGCCACCATCCTCAACTTTGTGCAAGACAAGGAAGCATTCCATGTTTTGGTATGCGACCGTTTTGCTCACCTTGACACCAACCATGATGGCCTCCTTTCATATGCCGAGATGTTGAAAGAGCTGCAGTGTTTGAGAGTGTTCGAGACGCATTTTGGAATCGATGTTAAACCCGAGCCAAGCGAACTGGCTCGAGTTTATGAATCGCTGTTTGATCAGTTTGATCATGACTCAAATGGGACGATTGATCTGGAGGAGTTCGAGGCTGAAACAGAGAGAATGTTGGTTGCTGTGGCTACCGGGTTGGGATTCTTGCCTGTTCAAATGGTGTTGGAAGAGGACAGCTTCCTTAAGAAAGCAGTTGATCGAGAACATGACTAAAGTGGCTGCTTGAAAGTCTTAtgcaattttgtattttatgtttttgggtgtttgtttttgtttgtttaattttatatcatGATGTActaattagtgaaattggaatTGTCTTGTTATCTGGGTAATATATTTATTGTgatgtaatttttattaaaccAAGAAAACAATTATGCCAAAAATTAATGTTATAAGCTGAcgttctatatatatgtatacaagaaTTTCAATGAATTAGTCCACTGAAACTCCAATTTCAATCAATATTTTGGCAACCATATGATATGAATGCATATATTCCTAGCTTTAACATGCTTGTTTATCATAACTCTTTAATTTATGCGTATCTTTTACTTTTTCCAATATTTCATCTTTCTCTATTCTATACTTTTATATTTCACTTGATATATTCTAAGTAGATTCCAAGATACCTAATATATAGAGTTTCAGAAGCATAATTAACCAGTGCCAATTATTTATCCCTATTCTGAGTTTTTCatgattaattagaaaataCTGTAGTGCTACATgtataaaaaagtttttctaAATTGTTTGTGAAAAACGAtgggttattattttattgatttacaaatatatagaatttagatataggttaatgaattttttaaaaaataaatataattaaatatttaaacgaATAAAATAACATCACCATCAGATAAATTATTTAGTAAACTTTTTTATAACTATGATATACTCGAATCAAATTTCAAAGGAAATAAAACGAGACCGAGTAAAGGAATGATCATGTGGGTCTCGTCGTTTTTGACTGGAGATTCACTTTATTTATGCTTACCGcctaaaaatcaaaaaaaggtATAGATTCCAAGATTTGCGgttggctttttattttattttattttatttttctacatgAAAATTGAAAACGGTAACCAACCTGATTGCCCGTTGACTAAGAAAAGTATAGTACTGTTTCCTTTGACCACGTTGTGTATAAAACACTAGAACCATCTATATTTTGTCATCGAATTTTCAAGAGACTTTTTaaatatggtatttttttttattttacatagataatatttaaaaaataatttaaatatattttttattttaattttttaatataaaaagttggtttggtttttcaaatttaaaaatctaaaaccactttttatttcattattatataaatttaattaaatataacatatttttttatgcgactattataatatttaagagATAGATAACCCATATAAAAATGAGAAATTACGAGTaatacaataaatatttatagaaaaaaaaataaagaagttaAATAGACAGTTTGTTGGAgagcattttcaaattttactaattattttaaaagatactatttattatagaaaatatacttttttatcttaaaaagCCCCTTAGAGATGTTCTAAAAATCTATACAAATTTACGCCAAACAAAACCAAAGATGTGCCACACAAAGTAAAGGGCTTTGGAGCATAATTTATGCGTAACCAAGCTAACACACCTGACATTTTtagtacactttttttttttatcaaatattaaatcattCTAATGtctaacatttaaaaatatatttatgattattagaaTCACTATAAGCTAGGGTTGTAAATGGACTCTAATAGCTCATAATTGACTTGGTTTCAGCTCAATTTTAGCTTGCTCAAACtcaatttgccaaaaaaaaaaaaaaatcaatcttgAATAAGAAATGAAACTTATAGTCATTcttaaatgataaattaatcaagCTGATGAGTAGTTCATAAATaacttgaatttttttatttatatgtatctatataaataacttatctaaataatttaagtatattaaatatttataatgcaaaactaatattttttatattttaaatttataaactttttagaaataaattaatgttgtgacaaaactaataaaataaatggaatttattaattattaacgttaaaattttcattttaaaaaatgaatattcaagtttttaagtttttatatgTAATGGGTCAAGCCGAATTAAACTTAAGCTTTTCATAAACAAGCCTAGATGAACCTAAGCATATTATTTCAGAATTTTGTGAGCATGAATTGAGTTTTGAACACTCCTAAAATCATGTAAGTCGAGTTTGAGATTATTGATATTTGACCCATGACAGGACTCGCCCTAAGAACCCTCCCAGCATCTCCCCGGTGGTCCCGCCTGCTAAAGTTCCATTAGAAAATTCCTAGAGGACATACAATGAAACCTCATTTGAAATGTGGACAATCAATCACAAGTATTATcgataatacctcaatatatatatatatatatataaataaatccacaacggCACTAAGTTCACAACCGACCTATTGTACCAcgggccataactacacacagaTGTAATATGATCTCCACTAAGTCCAAAACATTTATCAGAGCATCTAAGATTGTTAACAAAGTTTATAAgtacaaataagaaataaacgagtccgaaaagataaatataagatAGAGAACAGATAAATACTGCTGCTGTAGTGGAAGAAATAAAGTGACAGGCTATGCATAAGATAGATTGCTACTAACTGTCTGGACCTAGgaaaacgaatttaaaacaataaaacgtgagataaagaaatctctgtTAGtggtataatataatagaaaaataataatttattttcatataatatttctctcaagacctctcgtttcaCTTGTTTAAAAAGTtttccgtttaaaaatcatttcacaaaattcGAACTTATACCCCAATtagaataacaaaattaatgctCAAATTTATAAAGTAAacgatcaatataatattataaaatatattagtcaagatataaaaattgagcataaaatcttataaactCAATTCCATGAAATAATTATGAATGTGTAACAATAACCACCATTTTgaaaccaacaatatattcaaacttatacaatgtaccattcgaTGTACCAAACTGTAAATCGTGAGATATACTCACCTCATGACCCTTAATATACGCAAGGCATCATGTAAATAATAAACCACCGGGACGTATCAAACCTTAcagtccgtggcaataaatatCTTGTGGGTTGCGCCCAATCTCTCAGTACTGTAACAATAATAATCTGTGCAATAAACACAATCtcatggtccgtggcaataatatcctgtgggctgaACCCAACCTTATGGTTTTGTGGCAACAATAACCTGTGGGATCATCCCAATCTcatggtccatggcaataatatctTGTGacatgaacccaacctcatgatACCGTGGCAAAACCCAGCattttgtaatataatataattctgATCCAAGATATTGACACCAtgtggtacatcaatttaaaattaatcaatACAGTATCcgtaaaacaatcttgtaagatcatatatacttttcccaaacgatactatatcataaatcataaattaatatttaaattccaccgcttgtttaaatatttccaaATTTCCAAATCATTATTTCGtgcgaaaaccagaaataccacattgaaattttttcatcctaaaccgattttaagcacctaaaaatttataaaatatttgaacatgcttaaaatcatataaattttcaatatgtttctcaaatcaattattttccaaaataatttaaaatctcaattcaaatagcaagatatttaattaacataattcacaagttcactatgaactcatcaaaattaaaaatcaataaaaatcttattaaaattcacataaaataataactcatATAAGTGAAAAcagatattatatatgcataaagcaatcctttcaatcaatttgtatatacgtaaaatatccaaccacacatatatataattctatatacccaaaacattttaaaaataataaccactcaCTGTACTGTAGATACTCACTCCTGCTCCCCTGTAGGACCATCTGCAAACTCAACTCAAGTGTCtgtaacataataaaatattttttagactCTAGTAACTAAACTAAAGACACTTGAATTatccaaatgtcttaaattgaTTATACTACtatgaaattatataaattgaacgCCGAGatgtccaattataccgcgtgtctTTAGGATccagtacccaaaattggaaCTTTTCATTCGGAagctaattttttgaaattgaacattCTAATATGtactaataatatctaatttcactaatccaactccaattttgtccaatttaaccaatttttgtccaaacacaatccgaatttatttgaaaattaactaattcatcagaaaatgaaaaaattaacaaacgacctccaaaattcacaaactttatattgatagAAATACCAAGAGACAACGAACTTCTTGGTCCAAAA
Proteins encoded in this window:
- the LOC125421961 gene encoding uncharacterized protein LOC125421961 — protein: MSVEVLDAATILNFVQDKEAFHVLVCDRFAHLDTNHDGLLSYAEMLKELQCLRVFETHFGIDVKPEPSELARVYESLFDQFDHDSNGTIDLEEFEAETERMLVAVATGLGFLPVQMVLEEDSFLKKAVDREHD